Proteins encoded together in one Benincasa hispida cultivar B227 chromosome 1, ASM972705v1, whole genome shotgun sequence window:
- the LOC120067821 gene encoding zinc finger protein ZAT1 — MDRHKCKLCFRSFSNGRALGGHMRSHMMNLPVPPKGEDAAAAAAAHGQLSEDGDSASFLSSPSSSEGDAEEKGASYGLRENPKRSIRVVDPEFSFAVDAGSVVLQDRESETESSKNPNRRRSKRTRKPDRRHHHHHQQLHNHYNVFKRLEEKKVRQPESWTEVEPVSSISGSTTEEDVAFWLMMLSRDKWTKQQGRYEEEEDDEEDEDEDEDDDEEEEEEEELEESMEETDDSEAMKFAKNNRNRGNYKCETCNKVFRSYQALGGHRASHKKIKVSVSYNNPQLGREHENAGTTKIHECPVCLRVFSSGQALGGHKRSHVTAYSIPPKTTLQKKFPDSLIDLNLPAPFEEDDVSQIELSAVSDADFVNAIRQ, encoded by the coding sequence ATGGACAGGCACAAGTGTAAGCTCTGCTTCAGAAGCTTCTCCAATGGCAGAGCTTTGGGAGGTCATATGAGGTCCCATATGATGAACCTTCCAGTCCCACCCAAAGGAGAAGATGCAGCAGCGGCGGCGGCGGCGCATGGGCAGCTCAGTGAAGACGGCGACTCTGCTTCTTTCCTGTCCTCCCCCTCATCCTCGGAAGGCGATGCAGAGGAAAAGGGTGCGTCTTATGGGCTAAGGGAGAACCCAAAACGAAGCATTCGAGTGGTAGATCCTGAATTCTCATTCGCCGTCGACGCAGGTTCGGTGGTTCTGCAGGACCGGGAAAGCGAAACAGAGTCGTCAAAGAACCCAAATCGGAGAAGATCGAAGAGGACTCGGAAACCCGATCGCcgccaccaccaccaccaccagcAGCTCCATAATCATTACAATGTTTTTAAACGCCTGGAGGAGAAGAAGGTGAGGCAGCCGGAATCGTGGACGGAGGTGGAACCAGTGAGTTCGATCTCGGGTAGCACAACGGAAGAAGATGTTGCGTTTTGGCTGATGATGCTTTCTCGGGATAAATGGACGAAGCAGCAAGGTAGGTatgaggaggaagaagatgatgaggAAGACGAAGACGAAGACGAAGACGacgacgaagaagaagaagaagaagaggaattaGAAGAGTCGATGGAAGAGACGGATGATTCGGAGGCGATGAAATTCGCAAAGAATAATCGAAACAGAGGGAATTACAAATGCGAAACATGCAACAAAGTGTTTCGATCGTATCAAGCACTTGGTGGGCATAGAGCTAGCCATAAGAAAATTAAAGTGTCCGTAAGTTACAACAATCCCCAGTTGGGAAGGGAGCATGAAAATGCAGGTACAACCAAAATTCACGAGTGTCCTGTTTGTTTAAGAGTTTTTTCTTCGGGGCAAGCCCTGGGGGGGCATAAGAGATCTCATGTCACCGCTTACTCAATTCCCCCAAAGACCACTCTACAGAAAAAGTTTCCCGACAGTTTGATAGATCTTAACCTCCCCGCTCCTTTCGAGGAAGACGATGTTAGCCAAATCGAACTCTCCGCAGTTTCTGATGCGGATTTCGTCAACGCCATTAGGCAATAA